The following proteins are co-located in the Streptomyces sp. DT2A-34 genome:
- a CDS encoding glycosyl hydrolase 115 family protein: MAAAGAAPLLPGVLATAAPARAASHRPDFPLVQGGAAVELYVDAADDPAVIRAAGDLQADVERVGGVRPKLGHTLPETGAAGLVVVGTLGASPVVDRLVAQGRLDVSRVKGRWEASVTQVVERPLPGVERALVIAGSDRRGTVYGIYDTSERIGVSPWYWWADVPVPRRDTVTVPAGPLKRYEPSVRYRGIFINDEQNLTTWSHRTQEPDKNIGPETYKRVFELLLRLKANYLWPAMHPYSDFFNKHRENPELADRYGIVVGSSHPEALLRNGVHEWAPWAEEHRGADGTLPVYDYTVNPGVISAYWRARARQNAVYESSWTIGMRGLHDSALETKYATTIPEKVAVMNDIIADQRSILAEEVGAAVEPQIFIPYKEVLELYNAGVRVPDDVTLIWPDDNHGNMRQLPNDAERGRSGGNGIYYHLSYWGRPKSYLWLDTTQLAKVWQELRRVYEHGVDRMWIFNVGDVKSIETGLSFSMDMAWDVDRWEADDVEDFLAEWAGRQFGHRYGREIAAVRSEYYRLAAERRPEFIDRGVFSVIHHGDEAGRRMAAYERLLARVRAVGAKVPEQYRDAFFELVEYPVHGAYLMNLKYYWADRNALAVRQGRGAGTNRFADLAEAAHAEEAALTKRYNTEVAGGKWDGIVNPYPSQIPKAPGRPAVTRVARQETLGLGVAAEGNETGAERPLSFSSYTRDRRFLDVFNTGFLPLDWSAEASRPWVLLSSAGGSLTDQTRVWVELDWARMPEGTYDATVAVSGAGQRVEVPLRVVNDGERARRRARGFVEAHGYVSIDALHADQRVARGGARWRAVRGLGRRAGALEAVPSTATPVTADFATRAPELRYRVRFGGAGTFPVTVFRLPSLDERGHRRLAVALDDRPATVLAGQAVATGNRGDAWARNVEDGVEKLTATVTVDEPGEHILRIFMVDPGIAVDQIVIDTGGLPVSYLAPPESYHPVFRPDPDRAPGR, translated from the coding sequence CTGGCCGCTGCCGGAGCGGCCCCGCTGCTGCCCGGCGTCCTCGCCACGGCCGCCCCCGCCCGGGCCGCGTCGCACCGGCCCGACTTCCCGCTGGTGCAAGGCGGCGCCGCCGTCGAGCTGTACGTCGACGCGGCGGACGACCCCGCGGTGATCCGCGCGGCCGGTGATCTCCAGGCGGACGTCGAACGGGTCGGCGGAGTCCGGCCCAAGCTCGGTCACACGCTCCCGGAGACGGGCGCCGCGGGCCTGGTTGTGGTGGGCACCCTCGGCGCCAGCCCGGTCGTCGACCGGCTCGTGGCACAGGGCCGCCTGGACGTCTCGCGGGTCAAGGGACGCTGGGAGGCGTCGGTCACGCAGGTGGTGGAGCGTCCGCTGCCCGGAGTGGAGCGCGCCCTGGTGATCGCGGGCAGCGACCGGCGCGGCACGGTCTACGGCATCTACGACACCTCGGAGCGCATCGGGGTCTCCCCCTGGTACTGGTGGGCCGACGTCCCCGTGCCCCGCCGTGACACGGTGACGGTGCCCGCGGGCCCGCTCAAGCGGTACGAGCCCTCCGTCCGCTACCGGGGCATCTTCATCAACGACGAGCAGAACCTGACCACTTGGTCGCACCGCACCCAGGAGCCGGACAAGAACATCGGCCCCGAGACCTACAAGCGCGTCTTCGAGCTGCTGCTCCGCCTCAAGGCCAACTACCTGTGGCCGGCGATGCATCCGTACTCCGACTTCTTCAACAAGCACCGCGAGAACCCCGAACTCGCCGACCGCTACGGCATCGTCGTCGGCTCCAGCCACCCCGAGGCCCTGCTGCGCAACGGCGTGCACGAATGGGCACCGTGGGCCGAGGAGCACCGGGGCGCGGACGGCACCCTGCCGGTGTACGACTACACGGTGAACCCCGGCGTCATCTCCGCCTACTGGAGAGCCCGGGCGAGGCAGAACGCCGTGTACGAGAGCAGCTGGACGATCGGCATGCGCGGTCTGCACGACAGCGCGCTGGAGACCAAGTACGCCACGACCATTCCCGAGAAGGTCGCGGTGATGAACGACATCATCGCCGACCAGCGCAGCATCCTGGCCGAGGAGGTCGGCGCGGCCGTCGAGCCGCAGATCTTCATCCCGTACAAGGAGGTCCTGGAGCTGTACAACGCGGGCGTCCGGGTCCCCGACGACGTCACGCTGATCTGGCCGGACGACAACCACGGCAACATGCGCCAGCTGCCGAACGATGCCGAGCGGGGCCGGTCCGGCGGCAACGGCATCTACTACCACCTCTCCTACTGGGGCCGCCCGAAGAGCTATCTGTGGCTGGACACCACCCAACTCGCCAAGGTCTGGCAGGAGTTGCGGCGGGTGTACGAGCACGGCGTCGACCGGATGTGGATCTTCAACGTCGGTGACGTCAAGTCGATCGAGACCGGCCTGTCCTTCTCCATGGACATGGCCTGGGACGTGGACCGGTGGGAGGCCGACGACGTCGAGGACTTCCTGGCCGAGTGGGCCGGGCGGCAGTTCGGCCACCGGTACGGGCGGGAGATCGCCGCCGTCCGCAGCGAGTACTACCGGCTCGCGGCGGAGCGGCGCCCGGAGTTCATCGACCGCGGGGTGTTCTCCGTGATCCACCACGGCGACGAGGCGGGCCGCCGTATGGCCGCGTACGAGCGGCTGCTCGCACGGGTGCGGGCGGTGGGGGCCAAGGTGCCCGAGCAGTACCGGGACGCCTTCTTCGAACTGGTCGAATACCCGGTGCACGGCGCGTACTTGATGAACCTGAAGTACTACTGGGCGGACCGCAACGCGCTCGCCGTCCGGCAGGGACGCGGGGCCGGGACCAACCGTTTCGCGGACCTGGCCGAGGCGGCCCATGCCGAGGAGGCGGCGCTGACCAAGCGGTACAACACCGAGGTGGCGGGCGGGAAGTGGGACGGGATCGTCAACCCGTACCCCTCCCAGATTCCGAAGGCGCCCGGCCGCCCGGCCGTCACCCGGGTCGCCCGGCAGGAGACCTTGGGGCTGGGGGTGGCGGCCGAGGGCAACGAGACCGGCGCGGAGCGCCCGCTGTCCTTCTCCTCCTACACCCGGGACCGGCGCTTCCTCGACGTCTTCAACACCGGCTTCCTGCCGCTCGACTGGTCGGCCGAGGCGAGCCGTCCCTGGGTGCTGCTGAGCTCGGCGGGCGGCTCTCTGACCGACCAGACCCGGGTGTGGGTGGAGCTCGACTGGGCGCGGATGCCTGAGGGCACGTACGACGCCACGGTCGCCGTCAGCGGGGCGGGGCAGCGGGTCGAGGTGCCGTTGCGGGTGGTCAACGACGGTGAGCGGGCGCGCCGGCGGGCCCGGGGGTTCGTGGAGGCCCACGGGTACGTCTCGATCGACGCCTTGCACGCCGACCAGCGGGTGGCGCGCGGCGGGGCGCGCTGGCGTGCGGTGCGCGGGCTGGGCCGCCGTGCGGGCGCCTTGGAGGCGGTGCCGTCGACGGCGACCCCCGTCACCGCCGACTTCGCCACCAGGGCGCCGGAGTTGAGGTACCGGGTGCGCTTCGGCGGGGCCGGCACCTTCCCGGTCACCGTCTTCCGGCTGCCGTCCCTCGACGAGCGCGGCCACCGCCGGCTGGCCGTCGCCCTCGACGACCGGCCCGCCACCGTTCTCGCGGGCCAGGCCGTCGCCACCGGCAACCGGGGTGACGCCTGGGCCCGCAACGTGGAGGACGGCGTCGAGAAGCTGACCGCCACGGTGACCGTGGACGAGCCCGGTGAGCACATCCTGCGGATCTTCATGGTCGACCCGGGCATCGCCGTCGACCAGATCGTCATCGACACCGGCGGGCTGCCCGTCAGCTATCTGGCGCCGCCGGAGAGCTACCACCCGGTGTTCCGTCCCGACCCGGATCGGGCACCGGGCCGGTAG
- a CDS encoding phosphoribosyltransferase has protein sequence MAFRDRTHAGRELALRLVEWADSGDLINLLVLALPNGGVPVAAEVARALHAPLDVLVAREICTPIRPETVIGAIVADDPPLYDRQSLAMMHLSEDRLGDVVASGRGELHRREYVYRGRRPVPSVHGRTVVLVDDGLATGLTARAALRFLRRHGPARLILAVPVGSPRTTAAVRSECDDLVCLVQPPSLHAVGEWYEDFGQVSDTQVADTLHAFHAPA, from the coding sequence GTGGCATTTCGGGACCGTACCCACGCCGGACGGGAACTCGCCCTGCGGCTGGTCGAGTGGGCCGACTCCGGCGACCTGATCAATCTGCTCGTGCTGGCCCTGCCGAACGGCGGCGTGCCCGTCGCCGCGGAGGTGGCGCGGGCCCTGCACGCTCCGCTGGACGTGCTGGTCGCCCGCGAGATCTGCACCCCGATCCGTCCGGAGACGGTCATCGGCGCGATCGTCGCCGACGATCCGCCGCTGTACGACCGGCAGAGCCTGGCGATGATGCATCTGTCCGAGGACCGGCTCGGCGATGTCGTCGCGAGCGGACGGGGCGAGCTGCATCGCCGCGAGTACGTGTACCGCGGCCGCCGCCCGGTCCCGTCCGTGCACGGCCGCACGGTCGTCCTCGTCGACGACGGCCTGGCCACCGGCCTGACGGCCAGGGCGGCGCTGCGCTTCCTGCGCCGCCACGGTCCGGCCCGGCTGATCCTGGCGGTCCCCGTCGGCAGCCCCCGGACGACGGCCGCCGTGCGCAGCGAGTGCGACGACCTGGTGTGCCTGGTGCAGCCGCCGTCCCTGCACGCGGTCGGTGAGTGGTACGAGGACTTCGGCCAGGTCTCCGACACGCAGGTCGCGGACACGCTGCACGCGTTCCACGCCCCGGCGTGA
- a CDS encoding GNAT family N-acetyltransferase codes for MAIEVRPASVFEDVRAVLGPKSPQANVCWCLSYRIPSKLNNELRGPARGEYVAELCRADPPLGVLAYDGDEPVGWAAVAPRSATSFARNRKIPHVDDLPVWSLWCIRVRPGHRKQGITHALIAGAVDFARDRGAPVIEAYPLDSGDAKVDLTMAYAGLRKNFERAGFVHAADTASVLAGHPRILMRLDLRG; via the coding sequence ATGGCCATCGAGGTTCGCCCGGCTTCGGTCTTCGAGGACGTCCGTGCGGTGCTGGGTCCGAAGTCGCCCCAGGCAAACGTGTGTTGGTGCCTGAGCTACCGGATCCCGTCGAAGCTGAACAACGAGCTGCGCGGGCCGGCGCGTGGTGAGTACGTCGCCGAGCTGTGCCGGGCCGACCCTCCCCTGGGGGTGCTGGCCTACGACGGGGACGAGCCGGTGGGCTGGGCCGCCGTGGCGCCGCGCTCGGCGACGTCCTTCGCGCGTAACCGCAAGATCCCGCACGTCGACGACCTGCCGGTCTGGTCGCTGTGGTGCATCCGCGTCCGCCCCGGCCACCGCAAGCAGGGGATCACCCACGCCCTCATCGCCGGCGCGGTCGACTTCGCCCGCGACCGGGGAGCCCCGGTGATCGAGGCGTACCCGCTCGACAGCGGTGACGCCAAGGTCGACCTGACGATGGCGTACGCGGGGCTCCGGAAGAACTTCGAGCGCGCCGGGTTCGTCCACGCGGCCGACACGGCCTCGGTCCTGGCCGGTCACCCCCGCATCCTGATGCGGCTCGACCTGCGGGGCTGA
- a CDS encoding SDR family NAD(P)-dependent oxidoreductase: MTSQPYLSELFSLDGRVAVVTGGSSGIGRAIAEALARAGASIVVLARRETELIATVGELAAHGCRAAWVSADLSTRDGVRAAAEEAVGAFGEPDILVNCAGINLRPPLGELGEDVWDTTMAVNLEAPHLLGQRFGPGMAERGFGRIIHITSQQAHRAFVQSGAYGVSKGALESLARSQAEAWSPYGVTCNTLVPGFVMTPLNARLSSDPEKVAALAARTMVGRNGLAEDFAGAAVFLASRASAYVTGQAIFVDGGFSVH, translated from the coding sequence ATGACCTCGCAGCCCTACCTCTCCGAACTCTTCTCGCTGGACGGCCGGGTCGCCGTGGTGACCGGCGGCAGTTCCGGCATCGGCCGCGCCATCGCCGAGGCCCTCGCACGCGCCGGAGCGAGCATCGTCGTACTGGCTCGCAGAGAGACGGAGTTGATCGCGACCGTCGGCGAACTGGCGGCCCACGGCTGCCGGGCGGCCTGGGTGAGCGCCGACCTGAGCACGCGCGACGGCGTGCGCGCGGCGGCCGAGGAGGCGGTCGGGGCGTTCGGCGAGCCCGACATCCTCGTCAACTGCGCCGGGATCAACCTGCGGCCTCCGCTGGGCGAGTTGGGTGAGGACGTGTGGGACACCACGATGGCCGTGAACCTGGAGGCGCCCCATCTGCTGGGGCAGCGGTTCGGGCCCGGCATGGCCGAACGGGGCTTCGGGCGGATCATCCACATCACCTCCCAGCAGGCACACCGGGCGTTCGTCCAGAGCGGCGCCTACGGCGTCTCCAAGGGGGCGCTGGAGTCGCTGGCCCGTTCCCAGGCCGAGGCATGGTCGCCGTACGGCGTCACCTGCAACACGCTCGTGCCGGGGTTCGTGATGACGCCCCTCAACGCACGCCTCTCGTCCGACCCCGAGAAGGTGGCGGCACTCGCCGCGCGCACGATGGTCGGACGCAACGGCTTGGCCGAGGACTTCGCCGGCGCGGCGGTGTTCCTCGCGAGCCGTGCCTCCGCGTACGTCACCGGGCAGGCGATCTTCGTCGACGGCGGGTTCTCCGTGCACTGA
- a CDS encoding FAD-dependent oxidoreductase — MPILEPSRPVRTVTLPPREARHGGRPDVLVVGGGPAGTAAAYAAADAGADVVLVERYGFLGGNATVALVMPLMSFHNEQKQAVFDESGDHSRLLPTDHGEGDPVVAGFLWLLLDRLVARGGCIPPSPATGYTVPFDPEIYKLVLLDLLDEAGVRMLFHSFASTALPLDDGWRVVFETKSGPVVIDAGVVVDGTGDGDIAAACGAPYEIGRPEDGLVQPMTLMFRVVDFLQPRFSEYVGEHPDQWRGVHGLWDLVQEATEAGELRLPREDMLFFGTPHPREVSVNSTRVTRALGTDVWDLSRAEYVARRQMEQIDRFLRGHVPGFKKSYVAQSGVQIGVRETRRILGDYHLTGHDILAARAFPDAVAHGAYPVDIHNPRGSGTVLKRVPRGRFYDIPLRCLLPKDTDRLLVAGRCISGSHVAHSSYRVMPISMATGQAAGVCAALSVRLGRSPRDVPYHLVQRALRRQGAHLSLDPREPVSQRG; from the coding sequence ATGCCGATCCTGGAACCATCCCGCCCCGTCCGGACCGTCACCCTGCCACCGCGGGAGGCCCGCCACGGCGGCCGGCCGGACGTCCTGGTCGTCGGCGGCGGCCCGGCCGGCACCGCGGCGGCCTATGCGGCGGCCGACGCCGGCGCCGACGTCGTCCTCGTGGAGCGCTACGGCTTCCTCGGCGGCAACGCCACCGTGGCCCTGGTCATGCCGCTGATGTCCTTCCACAACGAGCAGAAGCAGGCCGTGTTCGACGAGAGCGGGGACCACAGCAGGCTGCTGCCCACCGACCACGGGGAGGGCGACCCGGTGGTGGCCGGCTTCCTGTGGCTCCTGCTGGACCGGCTCGTCGCACGCGGCGGCTGCATCCCGCCGTCCCCCGCGACCGGTTACACCGTGCCGTTCGACCCGGAGATCTACAAACTCGTCCTCCTCGACCTGCTCGACGAGGCGGGCGTGCGCATGCTGTTCCACTCCTTCGCCTCCACCGCGCTGCCCCTCGACGACGGCTGGCGGGTGGTGTTCGAGACCAAGTCCGGCCCGGTGGTGATCGACGCGGGAGTCGTCGTCGACGGCACGGGGGACGGCGACATCGCCGCCGCCTGCGGGGCGCCGTACGAGATCGGGCGGCCGGAGGACGGGCTGGTTCAGCCGATGACGCTGATGTTCCGCGTCGTCGACTTCCTGCAGCCGCGCTTCTCCGAGTACGTCGGCGAGCATCCCGACCAGTGGCGGGGCGTGCACGGGCTGTGGGACCTGGTCCAGGAGGCCACCGAGGCGGGCGAACTGCGCCTGCCCCGCGAGGACATGCTGTTCTTCGGCACCCCGCACCCCCGCGAGGTCAGCGTCAACAGCACCCGGGTCACCCGGGCGCTCGGCACCGACGTGTGGGACCTCAGCCGCGCCGAGTACGTCGCGCGCCGCCAGATGGAACAGATCGACCGCTTCCTGCGCGGGCACGTGCCCGGCTTCAAGAAGTCGTACGTGGCGCAGAGCGGGGTCCAGATCGGCGTACGGGAGACCCGCCGCATCCTCGGCGACTACCACCTGACCGGCCATGACATCCTCGCGGCGCGCGCCTTCCCCGACGCCGTGGCGCACGGCGCCTACCCCGTCGACATCCACAACCCCAGGGGCAGCGGCACGGTCCTCAAGCGGGTGCCGCGCGGACGGTTCTACGACATTCCCCTGCGCTGTCTGCTGCCCAAGGACACCGACCGTCTGCTGGTCGCCGGGCGCTGTATCTCCGGCTCGCACGTGGCGCACTCGTCCTACCGCGTCATGCCCATCTCCATGGCGACCGGCCAGGCGGCCGGGGTCTGCGCCGCCCTGTCCGTGCGGCTCGGCCGCAGTCCCCGCGACGTGCCCTACCACCTCGTCCAGCGCGCGCTGCGGCGCCAGGGCGCCCACCTGAGCCTGGACCCCCGGGAACCCGTGTCCCAACGCGGCTGA
- a CDS encoding metallophosphoesterase, with amino-acid sequence MIRIAAVGDIHMGPESKGRLRPSFETLPDSADVLLLAGDLTRHGTPEEARVVAREIEGLAVPVVAVLGNHDHHADCAEEVAAVLRDAGARVLEGQATVVGNGDARIGVAGTKGFGGGFVGRCAGEFGEPIMKEFVRYSRRRADTLRDSLLELREQDCDVRIALTHFSPVPDTLAGEAPEIYPFLGSYLLAEAIDTAGADLAVHGHAHLGTEHGMTSGGVKVRNVAQPVIGRAFHVYHLAGPERTPVGASGGRAG; translated from the coding sequence ATGATCCGGATAGCGGCCGTCGGGGACATCCACATGGGGCCCGAGAGCAAGGGCCGGCTCCGTCCCTCGTTCGAGACCCTGCCCGACAGCGCCGACGTCCTGCTGCTCGCCGGGGACCTCACCCGCCACGGCACCCCGGAGGAGGCCCGGGTGGTCGCACGTGAGATCGAGGGCCTGGCGGTCCCGGTGGTCGCGGTCCTGGGCAACCACGATCACCACGCCGACTGCGCCGAGGAGGTCGCCGCCGTGCTGCGGGACGCGGGTGCGCGCGTCCTGGAAGGGCAGGCGACCGTGGTGGGCAACGGCGACGCGCGCATCGGCGTGGCCGGTACGAAGGGGTTCGGCGGCGGGTTCGTGGGCCGCTGCGCCGGTGAGTTCGGCGAGCCGATCATGAAGGAGTTCGTCAGGTACTCGCGTCGGCGCGCCGACACCCTGCGGGACTCCCTGCTGGAACTGCGGGAGCAGGACTGCGACGTACGCATCGCCCTCACCCACTTCTCCCCGGTCCCGGACACGCTGGCCGGTGAGGCGCCCGAGATCTACCCGTTCCTCGGCAGCTATCTGCTGGCCGAGGCGATCGACACGGCGGGCGCCGACCTCGCGGTCCACGGGCACGCACACCTGGGCACGGAACACGGCATGACCAGCGGTGGCGTGAAAGTGCGCAACGTGGCGCAGCCGGTCATCGGCCGGGCGTTCCACGTCTACCACCTCGCCGGGCCCGAGCGGACGCCGGTCGGCGCCTCGGGCGGCCGGGCGGGCTGA
- a CDS encoding BON domain-containing protein translates to MSGYAARPAPGTGGAQSLDYRVAHLADHLAAGDLGELGVRIEIRGEAVLLTGTVPSAQCRDDVLRMARDELPGTPVHCDIVVADASAPDHAEEVE, encoded by the coding sequence ATGAGCGGATACGCCGCCCGGCCCGCTCCCGGCACCGGCGGAGCGCAGAGCCTGGACTACCGCGTGGCCCATCTCGCCGACCACCTCGCCGCCGGGGACCTCGGCGAGCTGGGCGTACGGATCGAGATCCGCGGCGAGGCGGTTCTGCTGACCGGCACCGTGCCGTCCGCGCAGTGTCGGGACGACGTCCTGCGCATGGCCCGGGACGAGCTGCCGGGAACCCCCGTCCACTGCGACATCGTGGTCGCGGACGCCTCCGCGCCCGACCACGCCGAGGAGGTCGAATGA
- a CDS encoding NAD(P)/FAD-dependent oxidoreductase encodes MSDGDVVVIGGGYAGVRLAKRLDATARVTLVDRKEVFFHRIASLRAGVRPDWSHSPFIPYDRLLRNGRVAVGKAVRIDTAQRHVMLATGERLPYDVLVIATGADYPEPARFSGTTTEEAVKSFATHQQHIASAEHVLVVGGGPSGVELSAEIRLARPDARVTLAHSGPELLHATGSARAGRKARTWLESHDVDVRLDAFMSPGNDFGTYRDARGNVIDADRSFWATGTTPNTLWLRLAGHGDWLNETGHVKVDRALRVQGWLDVFAVGDVNDATEVKITPAALAQADLAAHNIRAYLNSAGKHRKEPRFYRPVHRTPLIVPFGPADGVTMLPVPGGETAVLGGRTTTLAKAKTLMTPYMRRQLGCTAA; translated from the coding sequence GTGAGTGACGGCGACGTAGTGGTGATCGGCGGCGGCTATGCGGGCGTCCGTCTGGCGAAGCGACTGGACGCGACGGCGCGGGTCACGCTGGTGGACCGCAAGGAAGTCTTCTTCCACCGCATCGCCTCCCTGCGCGCCGGCGTGCGCCCGGACTGGTCGCACAGCCCCTTCATCCCGTACGACCGGCTGCTGCGCAACGGCCGCGTGGCCGTGGGCAAGGCCGTCCGCATCGACACCGCGCAGCGGCACGTGATGCTCGCGACGGGGGAGCGGCTGCCGTACGACGTGCTGGTGATCGCCACCGGCGCCGACTATCCCGAACCGGCCCGCTTCTCCGGCACCACCACCGAGGAGGCGGTGAAGTCCTTCGCCACGCACCAGCAGCACATCGCCTCGGCGGAGCACGTCCTGGTCGTCGGCGGCGGCCCCTCCGGAGTCGAGCTCAGCGCCGAGATACGCCTCGCCCGACCCGACGCCCGGGTGACCCTCGCCCACTCCGGACCGGAGTTGCTGCACGCCACGGGCAGCGCCCGGGCCGGACGCAAGGCGCGCACCTGGCTGGAGTCCCATGACGTGGACGTGCGGCTGGACGCCTTCATGTCCCCCGGCAACGACTTCGGCACCTACCGCGACGCCCGCGGAAACGTCATCGACGCCGACCGCTCCTTCTGGGCGACCGGCACCACGCCCAACACGCTCTGGCTGCGGCTGGCCGGGCACGGGGACTGGCTGAACGAGACGGGACACGTGAAGGTCGACCGGGCGCTGCGCGTCCAGGGGTGGCTGGACGTGTTCGCGGTCGGCGACGTCAACGACGCCACCGAGGTCAAGATCACCCCGGCCGCGCTCGCCCAGGCCGACCTGGCCGCCCACAACATCCGCGCCTATCTGAACAGCGCCGGCAAGCACCGCAAGGAGCCCCGCTTCTACCGGCCGGTCCACCGCACCCCGCTCATCGTGCCGTTCGGCCCGGCCGACGGTGTGACGATGCTGCCCGTGCCGGGCGGCGAAACGGCGGTCCTGGGCGGCCGCACCACGACCCTGGCCAAGGCGAAGACCCTCATGACCCCGTACATGAGACGGCAGCTGGGCTGCACGGCGGCGTGA
- the katG gene encoding catalase/peroxidase HPI produces MAENPDAIVTDAKTEGTGGCPVAHDRAPHPTQGGGNRQWWPERLNLKILAKDPVVANPLGEDFDYAKAFQALDLAAVKRDIAEVLTTSQDWWPADFGNYGPLMVRMAWHSAGTYRISDGRGGGGRGQQRFAPLNSWPDNGNLDKARRLLWPVKKKYGQSISWADLMILTGNVALEEMGFETFGFGGGRADVWEADEDVYWGPETTWLDDQRYTGDRELENPLGAVQMGLIYVNPEGPNGNPDVLAAARDIRETFRRMAMNDEETVALIAGGHTFGKTHGAGPADHVGNDPEAASMEEQGLGWKSTFGTGKGGDAITSGLEVTWTTKPTQWSNDFFDILFGYEWELTESPAGAKQWVAKDSEEIIPDAHDASKKRRPTMLTTDLSLRFDPIYGEISKRFHENPDQFADAFARAWYKLTHRDMGPKSLYLGPEVPAETLLWQDPLPQAEGEALDAADVAALKAKLLESGLTVSQLVSTAWASASTFRGSDKRGGANGARIRLEPQRGWAVNDPDELAQVLRVLEGVQAEFNSGAKKVSLADLIVLGGSAAVEKAAKDAGVDVEVPFTPGRVDATEEHTDVESFAALEPTADGFRNYLGKGNRLPAEYLLLDRANLLTLSAPELTVLVGGLRVLGANQGGSTHGVFTEAPGKLTNDFFVNLLDLGTTWKSTSEDQTTFEGRDASGEVKWTGTRADLVFGSNSELRALAEVYASDDAKEKFVTDFVEAWVKVMNLDRFDLV; encoded by the coding sequence ATGGCTGAGAACCCCGATGCGATCGTCACTGACGCGAAGACGGAGGGCACCGGTGGCTGCCCCGTCGCGCACGATCGTGCCCCCCACCCGACGCAGGGCGGTGGCAACCGTCAGTGGTGGCCGGAGCGGCTCAACCTGAAGATCCTCGCCAAGGACCCCGTCGTCGCGAACCCGCTGGGCGAGGACTTCGACTACGCCAAGGCGTTCCAGGCCCTCGACCTGGCGGCCGTGAAACGGGACATCGCCGAGGTGCTGACCACCTCGCAGGACTGGTGGCCCGCCGACTTCGGCAACTACGGCCCGCTGATGGTCCGTATGGCCTGGCACAGCGCCGGCACCTACCGCATCAGTGACGGCCGCGGCGGTGGCGGCCGCGGTCAGCAGCGCTTCGCGCCGCTGAACAGCTGGCCGGACAACGGCAACCTCGACAAGGCCCGCCGTCTGCTGTGGCCGGTCAAGAAGAAGTACGGCCAGTCCATCTCCTGGGCCGACCTCATGATCCTCACGGGCAACGTCGCCCTGGAGGAGATGGGCTTCGAGACCTTCGGCTTCGGCGGCGGCCGCGCCGACGTCTGGGAGGCCGACGAGGACGTGTACTGGGGTCCCGAGACCACCTGGCTCGACGACCAGCGCTACACCGGCGACCGTGAGCTGGAGAACCCGCTCGGCGCCGTCCAGATGGGCCTCATCTACGTCAACCCCGAGGGCCCGAACGGCAACCCGGACGTGCTGGCCGCGGCCCGCGACATCCGTGAGACGTTCCGCCGCATGGCGATGAACGACGAGGAGACCGTCGCGCTGATCGCCGGTGGTCACACCTTCGGCAAGACCCACGGCGCCGGCCCGGCCGACCACGTGGGCAACGACCCCGAGGCCGCCTCCATGGAGGAGCAGGGCCTGGGCTGGAAGTCCACCTTCGGCACCGGCAAGGGCGGCGACGCCATCACCTCCGGTCTCGAGGTCACCTGGACCACCAAGCCCACCCAGTGGAGCAACGACTTCTTCGACATCCTCTTCGGCTACGAGTGGGAGCTGACGGAGTCCCCGGCCGGCGCCAAGCAGTGGGTGGCCAAGGACTCCGAGGAGATCATCCCGGACGCGCACGACGCGTCGAAGAAGCGCCGTCCGACCATGCTCACCACCGACCTCTCGCTGCGCTTCGACCCGATCTACGGTGAGATCTCGAAGCGCTTCCACGAGAACCCGGACCAGTTCGCGGACGCCTTCGCCCGCGCCTGGTACAAGCTGACCCACCGTGACATGGGCCCGAAGTCGCTGTACCTCGGCCCGGAGGTCCCGGCGGAGACGCTGCTGTGGCAGGACCCGCTGCCGCAGGCCGAGGGTGAGGCCCTCGACGCCGCGGACGTCGCGGCCCTCAAGGCCAAGCTCCTGGAGTCGGGCCTGACGGTCTCGCAGCTGGTCTCCACCGCCTGGGCGTCGGCCTCGACGTTCCGCGGCAGTGACAAGCGCGGCGGTGCCAACGGCGCCCGTATCCGCCTGGAGCCGCAGCGCGGCTGGGCGGTCAACGACCCGGACGAGCTCGCCCAGGTCCTGCGCGTCCTCGAGGGCGTCCAGGCCGAGTTCAACTCCGGTGCCAAGAAGGTCTCCCTGGCCGACCTGATCGTCCTCGGTGGTTCCGCCGCGGTCGAGAAGGCCGCCAAGGACGCCGGCGTGGACGTGGAGGTACCCTTCACGCCGGGCCGGGTGGACGCGACCGAGGAGCACACCGACGTCGAGTCCTTCGCCGCGCTGGAGCCGACCGCGGACGGCTTCCGCAACTACCTCGGCAAGGGCAACCGGCTGCCGGCCGAGTACCTCCTGCTCGACCGCGCCAACCTGCTCACCCTGAGCGCCCCCGAGCTGACCGTCCTCGTCGGCGGCCTGCGCGTCCTCGGCGCCAACCAGGGCGGCTCGACGCACGGCGTGTTCACCGAGGCGCCGGGCAAGCTGACCAACGACTTCTTCGTCAACCTGCTCGACCTGGGCACGACGTGGAAGTCGACGTCCGAGGACCAGACGACCTTCGAGGGTCGTGACGCGTCGGGCGAGGTCAAGTGGACCGGCACCCGTGCCGACCTCGTCTTCGGCTCGAACTCCGAGCTGCGCGCGCTCGCGGAGGTCTACGCGAGCGACGACGCGAAGGAGAAGTTCGTGACGGACTTCGTCGAGGCCTGGGTCAAGGTCATGAACCTGGACCGGTTCGACCTCGTCTGA